The Plasmodium gaboni strain SY75 chromosome Unknown, whole genome shotgun sequence sequence aatcatatattatcatttaatatttatttttataacGTGATGGCTTTTATAGGATTTTCGTTTTTCCTTTTGTTAGTCTGaatattttctataatatTCTAGAAAgtacaaatataaatatgaacacaggtacatatttataatattaaaataattgtaattatatttttttttatatatatttaataatttaatattactGATATTTCTTTTAAGTTGGAATGAATATTTGACTTGAGGGTTGTGCACTTCCAATTATTATCctaacaaataaataaaatggatatataataaataaataaataaatatatatatatatatatgttcagATGTTTATTACTTCGTAGGGACAATAATTATCTAGACATTCACAAGGTTTGGTCGCATCAcaaatataacaatattcatatttagtttgattaattttatttttctatatatatatatatatatataataaaaatatgaaatatataacacaccaaataatatatatatatatattattttttttattattttaatacGTTAATTGTATCATCCTCAGGAATCAAAAGAGTATattcttcttcttcataattatttcttgtatgttctttatttataacaaaatctttagttttatatttaatatattctatattatctcttttgaatttattattctCATGTTTTAAAGGCTTATTATACTTATTTtcaattatttttttgtctCTGACAATGTTGTTCTTATCCTTGTTGATaattatatcttttttttgatgAAAAGTATTTTTATTGCTAGAATTTGAAAGAGCTTCTTTAATTCTTTctacaataaaaaaaaaaaaaaaaaaaaaaaaatctacatttaaaaatatgttatatattttcctttaatttttcaaCTACATCCATACTATATTCTAATAAAGGATTCATTCTTTTATTCTATATTCCATATAAACACACAAATAAAGagaatatacaaatatatatatatatatatatatatttatttatttttcttttatttcatctagcaataatt is a genomic window containing:
- a CDS encoding hypothetical protein (conserved Plasmodium protein, unknown function); the encoded protein is MNPLLEYKRIKEALSNSSNKNTFHQKKDIIINKDKNNIVRDKKIIENKYNKPLKHENNKFKRDNIEYIKYKTKDFVINKEHTRNNYEEEEYTLLIPEDDTINKNKINQTKYEYCYICDATKPCECLDNYCPYEDNNWKCTTLKSNIHSNLKEISNIIENIQTNKRKNENPIKAITKKNTIKNNQTIMKYKDKNKEINKPMSAYE